In Clostridia bacterium, the following are encoded in one genomic region:
- a CDS encoding coenzyme F420-0:L-glutamate ligase, which translates to MRTVGVTSRGIRAPIIKKGDDLCKIVVDSVLNASKHEGFELKDRDVIGITESIVARSQGNYATLDNIASDIKAKFGEDATVGLIHPILSRNRFSMILKGISMGVKKLYIQLSYPSDEVGNPLVSWDILDEHGINPYTDVFTAEEFKKKLGDVKHPFTGVDYIEFYKEICGGKAEIILANDAVEILKYTKNVINADIHTRFRTQKRLLKAGAEKVLGLHELMNAPVDGSGYHPDYGLLGSNLATDTSIKLFPRDCQALVTKIAAEMKEKTGKNIEVMVYGDGAFKDPVGGIWELADPVVSPGCTPGLIGTPNEIKMKYIADNELHHLSGEDAADAMREVIRKKSDNLINNMASQGTTPRQLTDLLGSLCDLTSGSGDKGTPIILVQGYFDNYAD; encoded by the coding sequence ATGAGGACTGTTGGCGTTACTTCGAGAGGCATAAGAGCCCCGATAATCAAAAAGGGCGACGATCTTTGCAAAATAGTTGTGGATTCGGTGCTTAACGCATCAAAGCATGAGGGATTTGAGCTTAAAGACCGCGACGTTATAGGCATAACGGAATCCATCGTTGCGCGTTCGCAGGGAAATTACGCAACGCTTGACAACATAGCAAGCGATATAAAGGCGAAGTTCGGCGAGGATGCGACCGTTGGTCTTATCCATCCGATACTCAGCCGCAACCGCTTCTCCATGATATTAAAGGGCATTTCCATGGGCGTAAAGAAGCTTTACATACAGCTTTCCTATCCGTCCGACGAAGTGGGAAATCCGCTCGTATCGTGGGACATCCTCGATGAACACGGCATAAACCCGTACACCGACGTATTTACGGCGGAGGAATTCAAGAAAAAACTGGGCGACGTAAAGCATCCCTTCACCGGCGTTGACTATATAGAGTTTTATAAAGAGATATGCGGCGGCAAGGCCGAGATAATCCTTGCAAACGACGCGGTAGAGATACTCAAATATACGAAGAACGTAATAAATGCGGATATCCACACGCGATTCCGCACGCAGAAGCGTTTACTCAAGGCGGGCGCCGAGAAGGTTTTAGGCCTTCACGAGCTTATGAACGCCCCCGTTGACGGCAGCGGTTATCATCCCGATTACGGACTTTTGGGCTCCAATCTTGCGACCGACACTTCGATAAAGCTGTTCCCGCGCGACTGCCAGGCGCTCGTTACGAAGATAGCGGCCGAGATGAAAGAAAAGACCGGCAAGAATATCGAAGTTATGGTATACGGCGACGGCGCGTTCAAGGATCCCGTAGGCGGTATCTGGGAGCTTGCAGACCCCGTAGTTTCGCCCGGCTGCACTCCGGGACTTATCGGTACGCCGAACGAGATAAAGATGAAGTATATCGCCGACAACGAGCTTCATCACCTTTCGGGCGAGGATGCGGCCGACGCTATGCGCGAGGTCATCCGCAAAAAGAGCGACAACCTTATAAATAATATGGCGTCGCAGGGCACGACTCCGCGCCAGCTTACCGACCTGCTCGGAAGCCTCTGCGACCTTACGAGCGGCAGCGGCGACAAGGGTACGCCGATAATCCTCGTACAGGGCTATTTCGACAACTACGCAGACTGA